One genomic region from Rosa rugosa chromosome 1, drRosRugo1.1, whole genome shotgun sequence encodes:
- the LOC133710673 gene encoding uncharacterized protein LOC133710673 produces the protein MDSMLIRELQSYADEDYKIRVCVCRLWQGKRINPERNDGLHCVLVDERGDAIHGITSEANYSSVSGKLKQGEIYLISDFYVQDSQDNYKVMDNSIQAHFNGKTKFKLLHNSFPQIPQHRFYLLDYNQLKNRIDKTKLLTEMPAPSNTSHTCIFINPEIPQAEPYKIDYRIHATIEDPNSEATVKLRGKAAEQLFGITCKELIDKYPYAPQEILQTQGQIHIFQIQISEANDFIVKGIFPSTKNQPSASTPAHPLYQKKRSINKGRRQLFPTNPDKKPRREGSTESATSSTNTVNKEKMD, from the exons ATGGACTCCATGCTAATACGTGAGCTGCAGTCCTATGCAGATGAGGACTATAAAATCAGAGTTTGTGTCTGCAGATTATGGCAAGGAAAGAGGATAAACCCAGAACGAAATGATGGACTGCATTGCGTATTGGTTGATGAAAGG GGCGATGCAATTCATGGCATAACAAGTGAAGCAAATTATTCATCAGTCTCTGGAAAACTGAAACAAGGAGAGATATACCTGATCTCCGATTTCTATGTACAAGATAGTCAAGACAATTATAAAGTTATGGACAACTCAATCCAAGCTCATTTCAAtgggaaaacaaaattcaagcTCTTGCACAACAGCTTTCCACAGATTCCACAACATCGATTCTATCTACTAGATTACAATCAGCTGAAAAACCGCATTGACAAAACTAAACTTCTCACAG AAATGCCTGCACCATCAAACACCAGTCATACTTGCATTTTCATCAATCCAGAAATCCCACAGGCAGAACCCTACAAAATCGA TTATAGAATCCATGCCACCATTGAAGATCCAAACAGTGAGGCCACAGTCAAGCTTAGAGGAAAAGCAGCTGAACAATTGTTTGGAATAACTTGCAAAGAACTCATAGACAAGTACCCTTATGCTCCACAGGAAATATTGCAAACACAGGGGCAGATCCACATTTTCCAAATCCAAATCAGTGAGGCAAATGACTTCATAGTGAAAGGTATCTTTCCAAGCACAAAGAACCAACCAAGTGCCAGCACACCAGCCCATCCCCTGTATCAGAAAAAAAGATCCATCAACAAAGGAAGAAGACAACTTTTTCCTACCAATCCAGACAAAAAGCCCCGCAG GGAAGGAAGCACTGAATCAGCAACATCATCAACAAACACTGTGAACAAGGAAAAAATGGACTGA
- the LOC133727055 gene encoding DNA topoisomerase 6 subunit A-like yields the protein MASSFDPRSKPSWKVPDRENVLELINLHSAIYYTMLMETAPTSSIRLEDADYHEVKNLSVKEVEEKLEALKKKLDDAEFSLISRGKSNQTYRACSDGVKRYALKDINKCFKPRAEKREAIRYMIDLIIQSFKEEKRPTLAKLNTSSSALDDICCAIGCTRSSLNVDASVRGVVGGLLSIKIGKYKTLCTRRDDGEPIPPFMHSDIILKNRGAKFVLVVEDKSAFNTLMQDKFYVDYPCIIITGMGMPEVGSRSFLNVLSEKFKIPVYGLFDCDPAGIEILSVYAAGSYNKSYDSVNLTCPDMMWLGVWPSDLHALKIPCKDLTSEEIRKVNTLLEEDFVKEYPTLLEELQLMKKKKKKANLEALEKFGRTCLTKYYLPYKLKYLLTDTD from the coding sequence ATGGCTTCTTCTTTTGATCCACGAAGCAAACCAAGCTGGAAAGTACCAGATAGAGAAAATGTCCTCGAATTAATAAACCTACACAGTGCAATTTATTACACCATGCTGATGGAGACCGCCCCAACATCCTCCATTAGACTTGAAGATGCCGATTATCACGAGGTCAAAAACCTCTCTGTCAAGGAAGTAGAGGAGAAACTTGAAGCTCTCAAGAAAAAATTAGATGATGCGGAATTTAGTTTGATTTCACGAGGCAAGTCCAACCAGACCTATCGTGCTTGTAGCGATGGTGTCAAACGTTATGCGCTGAAGGATATAAATAAATGCTTTAAACCAAGAGCTGAAAAAAGAGAAGCCATCCGTTATATGATTGATCTTATTATCCAGTCCTTCAAAGAAGAAAAACGACCTACACTTGCTAAGCTGAATACGTCGAGCTCAGCTCTTGATGACATATGTTGCGCTATAGGTTGCACCAGATCAAGTCTCAACGTAGATGCTAGTGTAAGAGGCGTTGTTGGAGGTCTGCTTTCGATCAAGATTGGAAAGTACAAAACCTTGTGTACACGCAGGGATGATGGGGAACCCATCCCGCCTTTTATGCATTCAGATATTATTTTGAAGAATCGTGGAGCCAAGTTCGTATTGGTGGTGGAAGATAAATCCGCTTTTAATACTCTCATGCAAGACAAGTTTTACGTTGATTATCCATGTATAATCATCACCGGAATGGGAATGCCGGAGGTGGGGAGCAGAAGTTTTCTAAACGTATTGTCGGAGAAGTTTAAGATTCCAGTGTATGGCCTTTTCGACTGTGATCCAGCTGGCATCGAAATTTTATCAGTTTATGCTGCTGGGTCGTACAATAAATCGTACGATAGTGTGAATTTGACTTGCCCGGATATGATGTGGTTGGGTGTTTGGCCGAGTGACCTACATGCGCTTAAAATACCCTGCAAGGATTTAACTTCAGAGGAGATTAGAAAAGTAAACACTCTTTTGGAAGAAGATTTTGTGAAAGAGTATCCGACATTGCTTGAGGAGCTGCAacttatgaagaagaagaagaaaaaggcaaACCTTGAAGCTTTGGAGAAGTTTGGGCGCACTTGTTTGACCAAGTACTATTTGCCATATAAGTTGAAGTATCTCTTAACCGACACCGACTAA